The following coding sequences lie in one Gorilla gorilla gorilla isolate KB3781 chromosome 5, NHGRI_mGorGor1-v2.1_pri, whole genome shotgun sequence genomic window:
- the LOC101131829 gene encoding LOW QUALITY PROTEIN: rho GTPase-activating protein 21-like (The sequence of the model RefSeq protein was modified relative to this genomic sequence to represent the inferred CDS: inserted 3 bases in 2 codons; substituted 2 bases at 2 genomic stop codons), with translation MMATHWTGLPEGDGDKFKACKVXKNKDGKEQSETVSLSKDETFSWPGPKTVMLKRTSQDFGFTLRRFIVYPPESAIQFSYKDEENGNRGETPQGKQRNHLDPMDTXFVKQVKEGGPAFEAGLCTGDRIIKVNGESVIGKTYSQVIALIQNSDTTLELSVMPKYEDILQVAYSQDAYLKGNEAYSGNARNIPEPPPICYPWLPSAPSAMAQPVEISPPDSSLSKQQTSTPVLTQPGRAYRMEIQVPPSPTDVAKSNTAVCVCNESVRTVIVPSEKVVDLLSNRNNHTGPSHRTEEVRYGVNEQTSLKTVSRTTSPPLSIPTTHLIHQPAGSRSLEPSGILLKSGNYSGHSDGISSSRSQAVEAPSVSVNHYSPNSHQHIDWKNYKTYKEYIDNRRLHIGCQTIQERLDSLRAACQSTTDYNQVVPNRTTLQGRHRSTSHDRVPQSVQIRQRSVSQERLEDSVLMKYCPRSASQGALTSPSVSFSNHRTRSWDYIEGQDETLENVNSGTPIPDSNGEIKQTYKWSGFTEQDDRRAIYERPRQQEIHKSFRGSNFAVAPSVVNSDNRRMSGRGVGSVSQFKKIPLDLKTLQSNRNFQTTCGMSLPRCISQDRSPLVKVRSNSLKAPSTHVTKPSFSQKSFVSIKDQRPVNHLHQNSLLNQQTWVRTDSAPDQQVETGKSPSLSGASAKPAPQSSENAGTSDLELPVSQRNQDLSLQEAEIEQSDTLDNKEAVILREKPPSGRQTPQPLRHQSYILAVNDQETWSDTTCWLPNDARREVHIKRMEERKASSTSPPGDSLTSIPFIDEPTSPSIDHDIAHILASAVLSASTSQVPSIATVPPSLTTSAPLIRHQLSHDHESVGPPSLDAQPNSKTERSKSYDEGLDDYREDAKLSFKHVSSRKGIKIADSQKSSEDSGSRKDSSSEVFSDAAKEGWLHFRPLVTDKGKRVGGSIQPWKQMYVVLWGHSLYLYKDKREQTTPSEEEQPISVNACWTDISYSETKRKNVFRLTTSDCECLFQAEDIDDMLAWIKTIQESSNLNEEDTGVTNRDLISRAIKEYNNLMSKAEKLPKTPRQSLSIRQTLLGAKSEPKTQSPHSPKEESERKLLSKDDTSPPKDKGTWRKGIPSIMRKTFEKKPTATGTFGVRLDDCPPAHTNQYIPLIVDICCKLVEERGLEYTGIYRAPGNNAAISSMQEELNKGMADIDMQDDKWRDLNVISSLLKSFFRKLPEPLFTNDKYADFIEANRKEDPLDHLKTLKRLIHDLPEHHYETLKLLSAHLKTVAENSEKNKMEPRNLAIVFGPTVVRTSEDNMTHMVTHMPDQYKIVEMLIQHHDWFFTEEGAEEPLTTVQEESTVDSQPVPNIDHLLTNIGRTGVSPGDVSDSATSDLTKSKGSWRSGKGQYSRELLVSSIFAAASHKRKKPKEKAQPSSSEDELDNVFFKKENVEQCHSDTKEESKKESETLGRKQKIIIAKENSTRKDPSRTKDEKISLGKESTPSEEPSPLHNSKHNKSPTLSCRFAILKESPRSLLAQKSSHLEETGSDSGTLLSTSSQASLARFSVKKSTSPETKXSEFLANVSTITSDYSTTSSATYLTSLDSSRLSPEVQSAAESKGDEADDERSELISKGRPVETDSESEFPVFPTALTSQRLFXGKLQEVTKSSRRNSEGSELSCTEGSLTSSLDSRRQLFSSHKLIECDTLSRKKSARFKSDSGSLGDAKNEKEAPSLTKVFDVMKKGKSTGSLLTPTRGESEKQEPTWKTKTADRLKLRPRAPADDMFGVGNHKVNAETAKRKSIRRRHTLGGHRDATEISVLNFWKVHEQSGERESELSAVNRLKPKCSAQDLSISDWLARERLRTSTSDLSRGEIGDPQTENPSTREIATTDTPLSLHCDTGSSSSTLASTNRPLLSIPPQSPDQINGESFQNVSKNASSAANAQPHKLSETPGNKAEFHPCL, from the exons atgatggCCACGCATTGGACTGGTCTGCCTGAGGGAGATGGTGACAAGTTCAAGGCCTGCAaggtctaaaaaaataaagatggaaaagaaCAAAGTGAAACTGTATCACTGTCCAAAGATGAAACATTCTCCTGGCCAGGTCCCAAAACAGTTATGTTGAAAAGAACATCTCAAGACTTTGGTTTTACATTAAGACGTTTTATTGTTTATCCCCCTGAGTCTGCAATTCAATTTTCATATAAGgatgaagaaaatggaaacagaggA GAAACACctcaaggaaaacaaagaaaccacTTGGACCCAATGGATA ATTTTGTTAAGCAAGTTAAAGAAGGAGGACCTGCTTTTGAAGCTGGATTATGTACAGGTGACCGAATTATAAAAGTCAATGGAGAAAGTGTTATTGGCAAAACCTATTCCCAAGTAATTGCTTTAATTCAAAACAGTGATACAACATTGGAACTTAGTGTTATGCCAAAATATGAAGACATTCTCCAAGTGGCATATTCTCAAGATGCCTACCTGAAAGGCAACGAAGCTTATAGCGGCAATGCCCGCAATATACCTGAACCTCCACCAATCTGCTATCCCTGGCTGCCATCTGCCCCATCAGCCATGGCACAGCCAGTTGAAATATCTCCTCCTGACTCATCATTGAGCAAACAGCAAACCAGTACACCAGTACTGACACAACCTGGTAGGGCCTATAGAATGGAAATACAAGTGCCTCCATCACCAACAGATGTTGCAAAATCAAACACAGCAGTGTGTGTTTGCAATGAAAGTGTAAGGACTGTCATTGTGCCTTCTGAGAAGGTTGTAGATTTGTTATCCAATAGAAACAACCATACAGGTCCTTCACATAGAACTGAAGAAGTGAGGTATGGCGTGAATGAGCAGACCTCTTTAAAAACAGTGTCAAGAACCACATCACCACCATTATCAATTCCCACCACTCATCTAATTCATCAGCCTGCAGGCTCCAGATCATTGGAACCTTCTGGAATTTTACTTAAATCTGGAAATTACAGTGGACATTCTGATGGAATCTCAAGCAGCAGATCTCAAGCTGTGGAGGCTCCCTCTGTATCTGTTAATCACTATTCGCCAAATTCCCATCAGCACATAGActggaaaaactataaaacttacaAAGAGTATATTGATAACAGACGATTGCACATAGGTTGTCAGACAATACAAGAAAGATTAGATAGTTTAAGAGCAGCATGTCAAAGCACGACGGATTATAACCAGGTTGTCCCCAACCGCACTACTTTGCAGGGACGACATCGAAGCACCTCTCATGATCGAGTGCCCCAGTCTGTCCAGATACGGCAACGCAGTGTGTCCCAAGAAAGACTGGAAGATTCTGTGCTAATGAAGTATTGTCCAAGAAGTGCATCTCAAGGAGCACTGACGTCTCCATCTGTTAGTTTTAGTAATCATAGAACTCGTTCATGGGATTATATTGAGGGACAGGATGAAACCTTAGAAAATGTCAATTCTGGAACTCCAATACCTGATTCCAATGGAGAGATAAAACAGACTTACAAGTGGAGTGGGTTTACTGAACAGGATGATAGACGAGCTATTTATGAAAGACCTAGGCAGCAAGAAATTCATAAATCTTTTCGAGGTTCCAATTTTGCTGTGGCTCCAAGCGTTGTTAATTCTGATAACAGGCGAATGAGTGGTAGAGGAGTGGGATCTGTGTCgcagtttaaaaaaattccacTAGATCTAAAAACACTGCAGTCAAACAGAAATTTTCAGACTACTTGTGGAATGTCACTGCCTCGGTGTATTTCACAAGACAGGTCACCTCTTGTGAAAGTCCGAAGTAATTCTCTGAAAGCTCCTTCCACGCATGTCACAAAACCATCATTTAGCCAGAAATCATTTGTTTCTATCAAAGACCAAAGACCAGTAAATCACTTGCATCAGAACAGTCTGTTGAATCAGCAGACATGGGTAAGGACTGACAGTGCCCCCGATCAGCaagtggagactgggaagtccccCTCTTTATCTGGAGCCTCTGCCAAGCCTGCCCCTCAGTCGAGTGAAAACGCTGGTACTTCAGATTTAGAACTACCTGTCAGTCAAAGGAATCAAGATTTAAGTTTACAAGAGGCTGAAATTGAGCAATCAGATACTTTAGATAATAAAGAAGCTGTCATCCTAAGGGAAAAACCTCCATCTGGACGCCAGACACCGCAGCCTTTAAGGCATCAGTCTTACATCTTGGCAGTAAACGACCAGGAGACCTGGTCAGACACTACCTGCTGGCTGCCCAATGATGCACGTCGAGAGGTCCACATAAAAAGAATGGAGGAAAGAAAAGCCTCGAGTACCAGTCCACCTGGCGATTCTTTGACTTCCATACCATTTATAGATGAACCAACTAGCCCTAGCATTGATCATGATATTGCACATATCCTTGCTTCTGCTGTTCTATCAGCCTCTACCTCTCAGGTCCCCTCCATAGCAACAGTTCCTCCTAGCCTCACAACTTCAGCTCCATTAATTCGCCATCAGCTCTCACATGACCACGAATCTGTTGGCCCTCCTAGCCTGGATGCTCAGCCCAACTCAAAGACAGAAAGATCAAAATCATATGATGAGGGTCTGGATGATTACAGAGAAGATGCAAAATTGTCCTTTAAGCACGTATCTAGTCGGAAGGGAATCAAGATCGCAGACAGCCAAAAGTCATCAGAAGACTCTGGGTCCAGAAAAGATTCTTCCTCAGAGGTCTTCAGTGATGCTGCCAAGGAAGGGTGGCTCCATTTCCGACCCCTTGTCACCGATAAGGGCAAGCGAGTTGGTGGAAGTATTCAGCCATGGAAACAGATGTATGTTGTCCTTTGGGGTCATTCACTTTACCTGTACAAAGATAAAAGAGAGCAGACGACTCCGTCTGAGGAAGAGCAGCCCATCAGTGTTAATGCTTGCTGGACAGACATCTCTTACAGTGAGACCAAGAGGAAAAATGTGTTTCGACTCACCACGTCTGACTGTGAATGCCTGTTTCAGGCTGAAGACATAGATGATATGTTAGCTTGGATCAAGACGATCCAGGAGAGCAGCAACCTAAACGAAGAGGACACTGGAGTCACTAACAGGGATCTAATTAGTCGAGCAATAAAAGAATACAACAACCTGATGAGCAAAGCAGAAAAGTTGCCAAAAACACCTCGCCAGAGTCTCAGCATCAGGCAAACTTTGCTTGGTGCTAAATCAGAGCCAAAGACTCAAAGCCCACACTCTCCGAAGGAAGAGTCGGAAAGGAAACTTCTCAGTAAAGATGATACCAGTCCCCCAAAAGACAAAGGCACATGGAGAAAAGGCATTCCAAGTATCATGAGAAAGACATTTGAGAAAAAGCCAACTGCTACAGGAACTTTCGGCGTCCGACTAGATGACTGCCCACCAGCTCATACTAACCAGTATATTCCATTAATAGTTGACATATGTTGCAAATTAGTTGAAGAAAGAGGTCTTGAATATACAGGTATTTATAGAGCTCCTGGAAATAATGCAGCCATCTCAAGTATGCAAGAAGAACTCAACAAGGGAATGGCTGATATTGATATGCAAGATGATAAATGGCGAGATTTGAATGTGATAAGCAGTTTACTAAAATCTTTCTTCAGAAAACTCCCTGAGCCTCTCTTCACAAATGATAAATATGCTGATTTTATTGAAGCCAATCGTAAAG aagatcctctaGATCatctgaaaacattaaaaagactaATTCACGATTTGCCTGAACATCATTATGAAACACTTAAGCTCCTTTCAGCTCATCTGAAGACAGTggcagaaaattcagaaaaaaataagatggaaCCAAGAAACCTAGCAATAGTGTTTGGTCCCACCGTTGTTCGAACATCAGAAGACAACATGACCCACATGGTCACCCACATGCCTGACCAGTACAAGATCGTAGAAATGCTCATCCAGCACCATGACTGGTTTTTCACAGAAGAAGGTGCTGAAGAGCCTCTTACAACAGTGCAGGAGGAAAGCACAGTAGACTCCCAGCCAGTGCCAAACATAGATCATTTACTCACCAACATTGGAAGGACAGGAGTCTCCCCAGGAGATGTATCAGATTCAGCTACTAGTGACTTAACAAAATCTAAGGGTTCTTGGAGATCTGGAAAGGGTCAGTATAGCAGGGAACTGCTTGTGTCCTCCATCTTTGCAGCTGCTAGTcacaagagaaagaagccaaaagaaaaagcACAGCCTAGCAGCTCAGAAGATGAACTGgacaatgtattttttaagaaagaaaatgtggaacagtGTCACAGTGATACTAAAGAGGAGTCCAAAAAAGAAAGTGAGACACTGGGCAGAAAACAGAAGATCATCATTGCCAAAGAAAACAGCACTAGGAAAGACCCCAGCAGGACAAAAGATGAAAAGATATCACTAGGAAAAGAGAGCACGCCTTCCGAAGAACCCTCACCACTACACAACTCAAAACACAACAAGTCACCAACTCTCAGCTGTCGCTTTGCCATCCTGAAAGAGAGCCCCAGGTCACTTCTGGCACAGAAGTCCTCCCACCTTGAAGAGACAGGCTCTGACTCTGGCACTTTGCTCAGCACGTCTTCCCAGGCCTCCCTGGCAAGGTTTTCCGTGAAGAAATCAACCAGTCCAGAAACGAA CAGCGAGTTTTTGGCCAACGTCAGCACCATCACCTCAGATTATTCCACCACATCGTCTGCTACATACTTGACTAGCCTGGACTCCAGTCGACTGAGCCCTGAGGTGCAATCCGCGGCAGAGAGCAAGGGGGACGAGGCAGATGACGAGAGAAGCGAACTCATCAGCAAAGGGCGGCCTGTGGAAACCGACAGCGAGAGCGAGTTTCCCGTGTTCCCCACAGCCTTGACTTCACAGAGGCTTTTCTGAGGAAAACTGCAAGAAGTGACTAAGAGCAGCCGGCGAAATTCTGAAGGAAGTGAATTAAGTTGCACCGAGGGAAGTTTAACATCAAGTTTAGATAGCCGGAGACAGCTCTTCAGTTCCCATAAACTCATCGAATGTGATACTCTTTCCAGGAAAAAATCAGCTAGATTCAAGTCAGATAGTGGAAGTCTAGGAGATGCcaagaatgagaaagaagcacCTTCATTAACTAAAGTGTTTGATGTTATGAAAAAAGGAAAGTCAACTGGGAGTTTACTGACACCCACCAGAGGCGAATCCGAAAAACAGGAACCCACATGGAAAACGAAAACAGCAGATCGGttaaaactgagacccagagccCCTGCGGATGACATGTTTGGAGTAGGGAATCACAAAGTGAATGCCGAGACTGCTAAAAGGAAAAGCATCCGGCGCAGACATACACTAGGAGGGCACAGAGATGCTACTGAAATCAGCGTTTTGAATTTTTGGAAAGTGCATGAGCAGAGCGGGGAGAGAGAATCTGAACTTTCAGCTGTAAACCGATTAAAACCAAAATGCTCAGCCCAGGACCTTTCCATCTCAGACTGGCTGGCCAGGGAACGCCTACGCACCAGTACCTCTGACCTTAGCAGAGGAGAAATCGGAGATCCCCAGACAGAGAACCCAAGCACACGAGAAATAGCCACGACCGACACACCTTTGTCTCTTCATTGCGACACAGGCAGTTCTTCCAGCACCTTGGCTTCAACAAACAGGCCCCTTCTTTCCATACCACCACAGTCACCTGaccaaataaatggagaaagcTTCCAGAACGTGAGCAAAAATGCTAGTTCTGCAGCGAATGCCCAACCTCATAAACTATCTGAAACCCCAGGCAATAAAGCAGAGTTTCATCCCTGTCTTTAA